One genomic region from Thalassotalea sp. PS06 encodes:
- a CDS encoding S9 family peptidase, producing MSIKTGVLSVAAMLMLAACGKAPETSETDAPAGAETKAEVKIFTAEEFFATTTVFGSSINHDGTAVLVSNDATGVFNAYRYPLDGSEPEQLTKSDKDTVYGISWFPEDNRFIYTADQGGNELNHLYVRELDGSVKDLTPGDNLKAGFLGWNDNGDFYAFSNERDPKAFDVYRYSSKDYQRELVFQNDDLLSVGDVSRDGRWLSLTKAVSGADSDLYLIDLSAEEASPIHITPHEGNIEYFSYGFTPDSSKLIFGTDEHSEFSQAWAYDLESGESELFYETNWDVSFVYFSKDGKYTVIGVNDDAQTKLTILDSKTKESVQLPELPPGDLAGVNFSNDSIKMVFYINADNSPSNLYTHTLGSDKIVKLTDTLNPAMTPEDLVMSEVVRFSSFDGLEIPGLLYKPLQASADNKVPALVWVHGGPGGQSRKGYRAAIQHLVNNGYAIFAVNNRGSSGYGKTFYHLDDKQHGEGDLQDIVYGKKHLQTLDWVDGTRIGIIGGSYGGYMTMAGMAFTDEFEVGINIFGVTNWVRTLNSIPPWWEAFKKALYDEMGDPATDAERHRRISPLFHAENIKKPVLVVQGANDPRVLQVESDEMVAAIEANNVPVEYVLFEDEGHGFRKKANRITASNAYVRFLDRYLKNSANQL from the coding sequence ATGTCTATCAAAACCGGTGTACTCAGCGTAGCTGCGATGCTAATGCTGGCCGCATGTGGCAAGGCTCCTGAAACATCAGAAACCGATGCCCCGGCAGGGGCGGAAACAAAGGCTGAAGTCAAAATCTTCACCGCTGAAGAATTCTTTGCAACCACCACAGTCTTTGGCTCTTCAATCAACCATGACGGCACGGCTGTGCTGGTTTCTAACGATGCCACGGGTGTTTTCAACGCTTATCGCTATCCGCTGGATGGCTCAGAACCAGAGCAGTTAACCAAATCTGATAAAGATACGGTTTATGGTATTAGCTGGTTTCCAGAAGATAACCGTTTTATCTATACCGCTGACCAGGGCGGCAACGAATTAAATCACTTATACGTTCGCGAGTTAGATGGCAGTGTTAAGGATTTAACGCCTGGTGATAACTTAAAAGCTGGGTTTTTAGGTTGGAATGACAATGGCGATTTCTACGCGTTTAGTAATGAGCGTGATCCGAAAGCCTTCGACGTATATCGTTATTCTTCAAAAGATTACCAGCGTGAATTGGTATTTCAGAATGATGATTTACTGTCTGTAGGCGATGTATCTCGCGATGGTCGCTGGTTAAGCCTGACTAAAGCCGTTTCTGGGGCAGATTCAGATTTGTATCTGATTGATCTGAGTGCTGAAGAAGCATCACCGATTCACATCACGCCGCATGAAGGCAACATCGAATACTTCAGCTACGGTTTTACACCGGATTCTAGCAAACTGATTTTTGGCACTGATGAGCACAGTGAATTTAGCCAGGCCTGGGCGTATGACCTTGAATCTGGCGAGTCGGAACTCTTCTATGAGACCAACTGGGATGTGAGCTTTGTTTACTTCTCCAAAGACGGCAAATACACCGTAATTGGGGTTAACGATGATGCCCAAACCAAGTTAACTATCTTAGATAGTAAGACCAAAGAAAGCGTGCAATTGCCTGAGCTACCGCCGGGTGATTTAGCGGGCGTTAACTTCTCTAACGATTCCATCAAAATGGTGTTTTATATCAATGCTGATAACTCGCCATCAAACCTATATACCCATACCTTAGGTAGCGACAAAATCGTCAAACTCACCGATACCTTAAACCCGGCGATGACGCCGGAAGATTTGGTGATGAGTGAAGTGGTGCGGTTTAGCAGCTTTGATGGTCTAGAAATCCCCGGTCTTTTATACAAACCGCTGCAGGCGAGTGCCGATAACAAGGTACCCGCTCTGGTTTGGGTTCACGGTGGTCCTGGTGGTCAGTCACGTAAAGGCTATCGCGCCGCGATCCAGCATCTAGTTAATAACGGTTATGCCATTTTTGCGGTAAATAATCGTGGCTCTTCCGGTTATGGTAAAACCTTTTATCATCTCGATGACAAGCAACATGGGGAAGGGGATTTGCAGGATATCGTATACGGTAAAAAGCACCTGCAGACTCTGGATTGGGTCGATGGTACTCGTATTGGTATTATCGGCGGTAGCTATGGCGGCTATATGACCATGGCAGGTATGGCGTTTACCGATGAGTTTGAAGTTGGCATTAATATCTTTGGTGTTACTAACTGGGTGCGCACGTTAAATAGCATTCCCCCTTGGTGGGAAGCGTTTAAAAAAGCCCTTTATGATGAAATGGGCGATCCGGCGACCGATGCCGAGCGTCATCGTCGTATCTCACCGTTATTCCACGCAGAGAACATTAAAAAGCCAGTGTTAGTTGTACAGGGAGCAAATGATCCTCGTGTGCTTCAGGTAGAAAGTGATGAAATGGTTGCTGCAATTGAAGCTAACAACGTACCAGTGGAATACGTTCTGTTTGAAGATGAAGGCCATGGATTTAGAAAGAAAGCGAATCGTATTACGGCATCTAATGCGTACGTAAGATTCCTTGACCGATATCTGAAAAATTCAGCAAACCAGCTTTAA
- a CDS encoding CBU_0592 family membrane protein has protein sequence MSISLIADIIGMLGTASVVLAFFLIQLEKINPKGLKYNLLNLVGAILLLISLSINFNLASFVIEIFWIMASLVGIYKYHQRQRLVVAEQ, from the coding sequence ATGTCTATATCTCTTATTGCCGACATTATCGGTATGCTTGGCACGGCCTCTGTGGTTTTAGCTTTTTTCCTGATCCAACTAGAAAAGATTAACCCTAAAGGGTTGAAGTACAATTTACTGAATCTGGTCGGCGCAATACTATTGCTGATAAGCCTTTCTATTAATTTCAACTTGGCTAGCTTTGTCATTGAAATATTCTGGATCATGGCGTCATTAGTCGGGATATATAAATATCATCAGAGACAACGTTTAGTTGTGGCTGAACAATAA
- a CDS encoding HNH endonuclease, producing the protein MFRTVFHSIDGNKVKNYKSLNRAYKAIFEWFGNHGKDRSAHVLLSGPEIGTETYRAQHEVPYKPKVKTRKLNHGMWVKVRAEVLKRDNYLCVRCGNGPQKNSKRAVEVHHKISVEEINRSVELTYLLYAPSNLETLCDLCHLDETIKQNTSRNSPD; encoded by the coding sequence ATGTTTCGAACGGTTTTTCACTCAATTGATGGCAACAAAGTTAAAAACTATAAAAGCCTAAATCGAGCTTATAAAGCTATTTTTGAGTGGTTTGGAAACCATGGTAAGGACCGCTCGGCACATGTATTGCTTAGTGGTCCAGAGATAGGAACTGAAACTTATCGGGCTCAACATGAAGTGCCATATAAGCCAAAGGTCAAAACCCGTAAGCTGAATCACGGTATGTGGGTAAAGGTTCGGGCAGAAGTATTAAAAAGAGATAATTATCTGTGTGTCAGGTGCGGCAATGGACCTCAAAAAAATTCAAAGCGCGCTGTTGAAGTTCATCATAAAATAAGCGTTGAAGAAATTAACCGCTCCGTTGAATTAACTTATTTACTTTATGCACCGAGTAATTTAGAAACGCTATGTGATTTGTGCCACTTGGATGAGACAATCAAACAAAACACGAGTCGTAATTCGCCTGACTAA
- a CDS encoding phosphoenolpyruvate carboxylase, whose translation MSSQLERAGFNLLRALSKHADIIMQAYLSGHVNDLEYDPNIIEKLIELGVLWRPEPGEDLRLRSTVRALLENSLRDERNRQLDTNIGSKLAAIKTVTNHFKESMHHKAYGDAEVYLEDLSEQVYTLVDSLKSSVRNLWRRIHNEFGYVASISAKIRENELAQSQLTQMRQQLEMFQFDELTHLAGNSRELRRLLVVQLQRSHSEISQELSLAQAKLIDLLGKFREYLHRSQLLKGFVLYQQQKPDYRVKDYSEQAKIPVLFNQAKAIIKPASIDVNNLEHELVYVELVSQLKQIRHNQSLNEKLRKGQEFSLEDIESIDIESDGLKEAVESYFCQVIDSGQLLSALEYHQQQSLEYDPEVWVYGVINGFGGLNQDEQEFFELDPIGHAHPKFDGNFIIEDVELGLR comes from the coding sequence TTGAGTAGTCAGTTAGAACGCGCTGGTTTTAATCTGCTTCGGGCACTATCAAAGCACGCTGACATTATTATGCAGGCCTATTTATCTGGGCATGTTAATGATCTTGAATATGACCCCAATATTATCGAAAAGCTCATTGAACTGGGTGTGTTATGGCGCCCGGAACCCGGGGAAGACCTTAGGCTGCGTTCCACCGTTCGTGCATTATTGGAGAACAGCTTAAGGGATGAGAGAAATCGTCAGCTGGATACCAATATTGGCTCAAAGCTGGCGGCGATCAAAACGGTGACAAACCATTTTAAGGAAAGTATGCATCACAAGGCCTACGGCGATGCAGAGGTTTACCTGGAGGATTTGTCAGAGCAGGTTTATACACTGGTGGATAGTTTAAAATCCAGCGTCCGTAATCTGTGGCGTCGCATTCACAACGAGTTCGGCTATGTCGCCTCAATCAGTGCCAAAATTCGTGAGAATGAACTCGCTCAAAGTCAGCTTACGCAAATGCGTCAACAACTGGAAATGTTTCAGTTTGACGAGTTAACCCACCTTGCCGGCAATTCTCGGGAATTGAGGCGGTTGCTGGTTGTGCAATTGCAACGCAGCCATAGCGAAATAAGTCAGGAATTAAGCCTGGCTCAGGCAAAACTGATTGACCTACTTGGCAAATTCAGAGAGTACCTACATCGCTCACAACTGCTTAAAGGTTTTGTTCTGTATCAGCAACAAAAGCCTGACTATAGGGTTAAAGACTACAGTGAACAGGCGAAAATTCCTGTACTGTTTAATCAGGCGAAAGCGATCATTAAACCGGCCAGTATTGATGTGAATAATCTCGAGCATGAACTGGTTTACGTGGAGCTCGTTTCTCAATTAAAACAAATTCGACATAATCAATCATTGAATGAAAAACTGCGTAAAGGGCAGGAATTTTCGCTAGAAGATATCGAATCTATCGATATTGAATCCGATGGTTTGAAGGAAGCCGTAGAAAGTTACTTTTGTCAGGTTATCGACTCTGGCCAGTTACTGTCTGCATTGGAATATCATCAACAACAATCGCTTGAATATGATCCTGAGGTATGGGTTTACGGCGTGATTAACGGCTTTGGTGGTTTAAACCAGGATGAGCAAGAGTTTTTTGAACTCGACCCTATCGGTCATGCTCACCCTAAGTTTGACGGTAACTTTATTATTGAAGACGTTGAGTTGGGGTTGCGTTAA
- a CDS encoding condensin complex protein MksE, protein MMSLKGRVLEVLLSGGFICKTSDELAFQYLKNHEHFAEIERQLNTMNRTLATANDGNLYFSAYQVIDTEERKQLSTQFRDIANSLLPLAEWLVLVQEARGDNAPLTEGSVIRVTELQTVIEDTPAFVEQLAKIARYSLFNSTSSAVDSQLKQIFKRLVETGYLLRPNPENQIYLATGKIDYLFDVIRFIDESEKLGLEQQAELAIKQGDLL, encoded by the coding sequence ATGATGTCTTTAAAAGGAAGAGTGCTGGAAGTTCTGCTAAGCGGCGGTTTCATCTGTAAAACCAGTGACGAACTTGCATTTCAGTATCTGAAAAACCACGAACATTTTGCGGAAATTGAGCGTCAGCTCAATACCATGAATCGTACTCTAGCGACGGCCAATGATGGTAACTTGTACTTTAGTGCTTACCAAGTTATCGATACTGAAGAGCGTAAGCAGTTGTCGACACAATTTCGAGATATTGCTAATTCGTTATTGCCCTTGGCTGAATGGCTAGTGCTGGTTCAGGAAGCAAGAGGAGATAATGCGCCTTTAACCGAAGGTTCGGTGATTCGTGTCACCGAATTACAGACCGTTATCGAAGATACACCGGCATTTGTTGAACAACTGGCAAAAATTGCCCGATACAGCCTGTTTAACTCAACAAGCTCCGCGGTTGACTCGCAACTGAAACAAATTTTTAAACGATTGGTGGAAACGGGGTATCTGTTACGCCCCAACCCGGAAAACCAAATCTATTTAGCAACGGGAAAAATTGATTATTTGTTTGACGTGATCCGATTTATTGATGAATCGGAAAAGCTTGGACTTGAGCAACAGGCAGAGCTGGCCATCAAGCAAGGAGATCTGCTTTGA